Proteins from a genomic interval of Rhodococcus rhodochrous:
- a CDS encoding TetR/AcrR family transcriptional regulator — protein sequence MDPQERKRQILDRSAEIFARKGVTATTIREIADAVGVYSGALYHYFPSKEAIVTELIREYITDLNERCREVLARSLPPVERLEAFTQIALETSEDYHGATSIWRREGEYMRERVVEADMVSSADAMEVAWREAIRDGIAEGVFRTDIDPEAFRELIYDAVWHASRWYRPGPNRTLADLSRTIVSLFVDGFRRRDT from the coding sequence GTGGACCCGCAGGAGCGTAAGAGACAGATACTCGACAGGTCGGCGGAGATCTTCGCCCGCAAGGGTGTCACCGCCACCACCATCCGCGAGATCGCCGATGCGGTCGGTGTCTACTCCGGAGCGCTCTACCACTACTTCCCGTCCAAGGAAGCGATCGTCACCGAGCTCATCCGCGAGTACATCACCGACCTCAACGAACGGTGCCGCGAGGTGCTCGCCCGGTCGCTACCGCCGGTCGAGCGACTCGAGGCCTTCACACAGATCGCGCTGGAGACCTCCGAGGACTATCACGGCGCGACCTCCATCTGGCGACGCGAAGGCGAGTACATGCGCGAGCGCGTCGTCGAGGCCGACATGGTCTCCTCTGCCGACGCCATGGAAGTCGCATGGCGCGAGGCCATCCGGGACGGCATCGCGGAAGGGGTCTTCCGCACCGACATCGATCCCGAAGCGTTCCGGGAACTGATCTACGACGCGGTCTGGCATGCCTCCCGCTGGTACCGGCCCGGACCGAACCGCACCCTCGCCGATCTCTCGCGCACCATCGTGTCGTTGTTCGTCGACGGCTTCCGCCGACGCGACACATGA
- a CDS encoding IclR family transcriptional regulator, whose product MTHTDDFSNAFIARVAGLLDEFHTGDRLTLSELSTRTGLPRSSTHRLLTQLAEHGWVSKRGKTYALGRTPLEWGALARNHDRLHRAAHPVLHDLHSATGLVVHLAVLEGGDVRYVDKVGRGPVALPSRIGGRQPAHRTALGKALLAHTRMHAAYPATGCTYATAPRAENLLSRNEIARIRERHVAHECGESLPGIACVAAPIGNGQMCVGALSVTGPVDIVDTVSLATPVRLAARAVWRSLSPADSQPHLGRPMAQRTSA is encoded by the coding sequence ATGACACACACCGACGACTTCTCCAACGCCTTCATCGCCCGCGTGGCCGGGCTCCTGGACGAGTTCCACACCGGCGATCGCCTCACCCTCTCCGAACTGTCGACGCGCACGGGCCTGCCCCGCTCGTCCACCCACCGGCTGCTCACCCAGCTCGCCGAGCACGGCTGGGTGAGCAAGCGCGGCAAGACCTACGCGCTCGGACGCACACCGCTCGAGTGGGGCGCGCTGGCGAGGAACCACGACCGCCTGCACCGAGCGGCCCATCCCGTCCTGCACGACCTGCATTCGGCGACAGGTCTCGTCGTACACCTGGCGGTTCTCGAAGGTGGCGATGTGCGCTACGTCGACAAGGTCGGCCGCGGACCTGTCGCACTCCCCTCGCGCATCGGCGGACGGCAGCCGGCGCATCGCACCGCACTCGGAAAGGCCCTTCTGGCCCACACCCGGATGCACGCCGCCTATCCTGCGACCGGATGCACGTACGCCACTGCTCCGAGGGCTGAGAATTTGCTCTCCCGCAACGAGATCGCACGTATCCGCGAACGCCACGTCGCGCACGAGTGCGGGGAATCGTTGCCGGGTATCGCATGCGTGGCGGCGCCGATCGGAAACGGGCAGATGTGCGTCGGAGCGCTGTCCGTGACCGGACCCGTCGACATCGTCGACACCGTCAGCCTGGCCACCCCGGTCCGGCTCGCGGCGCGGGCCGTCTGGCGTTCCCTGTCCCCGGCCGATTCTCAGCCACACCTCGGCCGGCCGATGGCTCAGCGCACCAGCGCCTGA
- a CDS encoding sensor histidine kinase — translation MNRLRALPLRWTLVAALVLLAGIGLLASGVAVTSALQNSLLSRVDRDLEEAARTWARPDRPPPTPPLDAPNSRRPPSPFYVQAVDADGRVLFVVNDESTAPDVSDDPTGRPVTVGSAGDDGPHWRVMSTENASGVVTTVGMSLAETEETADRLVVLQTVIGAVVLVALAVAGGVVVRMSLRPLDEVERTAAAIAEGDLSERVPEGDPRTEIGRLSVTFNAMLGRIESAFAATAASEESARRSEEKMRRFVADAGHELRTPLTTIRGFAELYRQGASTDTGMLMERIEREARRMGLLVEDLLMLARLDEQRPLDRSPVDLLAVAADAVHNARAVAPERTITLDIIDGPGTPEVLGDDARLRQVLSNLVTNALTHTPPDADVTVRVGTADTDAVLEVADTGPGLDPDDRERVFERFYRADASRTRASGGSGLGLSIVAALVAAHGGKVEVESEQGVGSTFRVRIPRLLPR, via the coding sequence ATGAACCGCCTACGGGCGCTGCCACTCCGTTGGACGCTGGTGGCCGCCCTGGTGCTCCTGGCGGGCATCGGTCTGCTCGCGTCGGGTGTCGCGGTCACGTCGGCTCTGCAGAACTCCCTGCTCTCGCGTGTCGACCGGGACCTCGAGGAGGCCGCACGCACCTGGGCGCGACCCGACCGGCCACCACCGACGCCCCCGCTGGACGCCCCCAACTCCCGGCGACCACCGAGCCCCTTCTACGTGCAGGCCGTCGACGCCGACGGCCGGGTGCTGTTCGTCGTCAACGACGAGTCGACCGCCCCCGACGTGTCGGACGACCCGACGGGCAGGCCGGTCACCGTCGGATCCGCGGGCGACGACGGTCCGCACTGGCGGGTGATGAGCACCGAGAATGCGTCGGGTGTGGTGACGACGGTCGGCATGAGCCTCGCCGAGACCGAGGAGACGGCGGACAGGCTCGTGGTGTTGCAGACGGTGATCGGTGCTGTCGTGCTGGTCGCGCTGGCGGTGGCCGGGGGCGTCGTTGTGCGTATGAGTCTGCGTCCGTTGGACGAGGTCGAGCGCACCGCTGCAGCGATCGCCGAAGGCGACCTCAGCGAGCGGGTACCCGAGGGCGATCCCCGTACCGAGATCGGCCGGTTGTCGGTGACCTTCAACGCGATGCTCGGCAGGATCGAATCGGCATTCGCAGCGACCGCGGCATCCGAGGAGTCGGCGAGACGCTCGGAGGAGAAGATGCGTCGCTTCGTCGCCGACGCCGGCCACGAACTCCGCACCCCGCTCACCACCATCCGTGGCTTCGCCGAGCTGTACCGGCAGGGCGCGAGCACCGACACGGGCATGCTCATGGAACGCATCGAACGCGAAGCCCGGCGTATGGGCCTGCTCGTCGAGGACCTGCTGATGCTCGCACGACTCGACGAACAACGCCCGCTCGACCGTTCCCCGGTGGACCTGCTCGCGGTCGCCGCCGACGCGGTGCACAACGCGCGTGCCGTCGCGCCCGAACGAACCATCACCCTCGACATCATCGACGGCCCGGGAACTCCTGAGGTTCTCGGCGACGACGCCCGTCTGCGTCAGGTGCTGAGCAATCTCGTCACCAACGCGTTGACCCACACCCCACCCGACGCCGACGTCACGGTGCGCGTGGGCACCGCGGACACCGATGCTGTCTTGGAAGTCGCCGACACCGGCCCCGGCCTCGACCCCGACGACCGCGAGCGCGTCTTCGAACGCTTCTACCGCGCCGACGCCTCCCGCACCCGCGCATCAGGGGGGAGCGGGCTGGGCCTGTCGATCGTCGCCGCGCTGGTCGCAGCGCACGGCGGGAAGGTGGAGGTGGAGTCGGAACAGGGTGTCGGCTCGACGTTCCGCGTCCGCATCCCCCGCCTACTCCCACGTTGA
- a CDS encoding Rieske 2Fe-2S domain-containing protein: protein MTVPQERIEIRNIDPGTNPTRFARGWHCIGLAKNFRDGKPHQVKVFGTDLVVFADTAGKLHVLDAFCRHMGGNLARGEIKGDTIACPFHDWRWNGQGRCEAVPYARRTPKLGRTKAWTTMERNGVLFVWHCPQGSEPTPELAIPEIEGYEDGQWSDWTWTTIHVEGSHCREIVDNVVDMAHFFYVHFQMPEYFKNVFDGHIAGQHMRSYGRDDIKTGVQMDLPEAQTISDAFYYGPSFMLDTIYTVSEGTTIESKLINCHYPVTNNSFVLQFGTIVKKIEGMSEEQAAEMAKMFTDGLEEQFAQDIEIWKHKSRIENPLLTEEDGPVYQLRRWYNQFYVDLEDVTPDMTQRFEFEVDTSRALESWHKEVEENLSGSAE, encoded by the coding sequence ATGACCGTCCCCCAGGAGCGGATCGAGATCCGCAACATCGATCCCGGTACCAACCCCACCCGCTTCGCGCGCGGATGGCACTGCATCGGCCTCGCCAAGAACTTCCGTGACGGAAAGCCGCATCAGGTCAAGGTGTTCGGCACCGACCTGGTGGTCTTCGCCGACACGGCAGGAAAGCTGCACGTGCTCGACGCCTTCTGCCGGCACATGGGCGGCAACCTCGCGCGCGGCGAGATCAAGGGCGACACCATCGCGTGCCCGTTCCACGACTGGCGCTGGAACGGCCAGGGTCGTTGCGAAGCGGTGCCGTACGCGCGCCGCACGCCGAAGCTCGGCCGTACCAAGGCGTGGACGACGATGGAGCGCAACGGCGTTCTGTTCGTCTGGCACTGCCCGCAGGGTAGTGAGCCCACTCCCGAGCTCGCGATCCCCGAGATCGAGGGCTACGAGGACGGGCAGTGGAGCGACTGGACGTGGACGACCATCCACGTCGAGGGATCGCACTGCCGTGAGATCGTCGACAACGTCGTCGATATGGCGCACTTCTTCTACGTGCACTTCCAGATGCCCGAGTACTTCAAGAACGTCTTCGACGGGCACATCGCCGGCCAGCACATGCGCTCCTACGGGCGCGACGACATCAAGACCGGTGTGCAGATGGATCTGCCGGAGGCGCAGACGATCTCGGACGCCTTCTACTACGGTCCGTCCTTCATGCTCGATACGATCTACACGGTCTCCGAGGGCACGACCATCGAGTCGAAGCTGATCAACTGCCACTACCCGGTCACGAACAACTCGTTCGTGCTGCAGTTCGGCACGATCGTCAAGAAGATCGAGGGCATGTCCGAGGAGCAGGCCGCCGAGATGGCGAAGATGTTCACCGACGGTCTCGAGGAGCAGTTCGCCCAGGACATCGAGATCTGGAAGCACAAGTCCCGCATCGAGAATCCGCTCCTCACGGAGGAGGACGGCCCGGTCTACCAGCTGCGTCGCTGGTACAACCAGTTCTACGTCGACCTCGAGGACGTCACGCCGGACATGACGCAGCGTTTCGAGTTCGAGGTGGACACCTCCCGTGCGCTCGAGTCGTGGCACAAGGAGGTCGAGGAGAACCTCAGCGGTTCGGCGGAGTGA
- a CDS encoding SDR family NAD(P)-dependent oxidoreductase: MAVTRMDPIVPTTPLAGGTALVTGAGQGIGRGIALALAAAGASVAVVGRTAETIGATAVEIEARGGRAVPYVCDVTDAAAVEATVADVVKEFGGLNILVNNAQSPAPGTLLELDEAVYRDGMESGPTATWRMMRACHPHLRGGGSIVNLGSAAGIRWNPSGTGGYAAAKEAIRVLTRTAACEWAADGIRVNSILPLADSVAMQEWAEREPDEAAAYASSIPLGRLGDPETDIGPAVVFLCSEAARYITGHSLPVDGGQALVR; the protein is encoded by the coding sequence ATGGCCGTGACCCGCATGGACCCGATCGTTCCCACCACCCCCCTCGCGGGTGGCACCGCCCTCGTGACCGGCGCCGGCCAGGGCATCGGGCGAGGGATCGCACTTGCGCTCGCCGCAGCCGGCGCCTCGGTGGCCGTCGTGGGGCGCACCGCGGAGACGATCGGTGCCACCGCGGTCGAGATCGAAGCTCGGGGCGGCCGTGCGGTGCCGTACGTGTGCGACGTGACCGACGCGGCGGCCGTGGAGGCGACCGTCGCGGACGTGGTGAAGGAGTTCGGTGGCCTGAACATTCTGGTGAACAACGCGCAATCACCCGCTCCGGGAACGTTGCTCGAACTCGACGAGGCCGTGTACCGCGACGGGATGGAGTCCGGCCCGACCGCCACCTGGCGGATGATGCGGGCGTGCCACCCGCACCTGCGCGGCGGTGGTTCGATCGTCAATCTCGGATCGGCGGCCGGTATCCGGTGGAACCCCTCGGGCACGGGTGGATACGCCGCCGCGAAGGAAGCGATCCGGGTTCTCACCCGCACCGCCGCCTGTGAGTGGGCGGCGGACGGGATCCGCGTCAATTCGATTCTTCCGCTCGCCGATTCGGTGGCCATGCAGGAGTGGGCGGAACGCGAGCCGGACGAAGCTGCCGCATACGCGAGTTCGATCCCGCTCGGTCGACTCGGTGATCCCGAGACCGATATCGGGCCCGCGGTCGTCTTCCTGTGCAGCGAGGCGGCCCGCTACATCACGGGCCATTCGCTTCCGGTGGACGGAGGTCAGGCGCTGGTGCGCTGA
- a CDS encoding IclR family transcriptional regulator: MSEVLPTPSSVMDRVGLLLEPFRDTDGLTLTELCRRTGFPRSSAHRMLLQLVRVGWMRRSGTTYHLGPKIVELGALAQAHDRIHSAALRSMYDLHRETGLAVHLTVLDDDQVIYLEKVSGAQFTDTTWAGQRRPAEDTVAGLALLARRDGHHPALSGPDGYTLAGGVVYGGECFRHAVAAFAAGDGEIAALSLAGPVEALGEDATRRLRRAADHLEATLTA, encoded by the coding sequence ATGTCCGAAGTCCTCCCCACCCCCTCGTCCGTCATGGACCGCGTCGGCCTTCTGCTCGAACCGTTCCGCGACACGGACGGACTGACCCTCACCGAACTGTGCCGACGAACGGGCTTCCCCCGCTCGTCGGCCCATCGCATGCTTCTCCAGCTCGTGCGGGTCGGATGGATGCGTCGCAGCGGCACCACCTATCACCTCGGCCCGAAGATCGTCGAGCTCGGCGCCCTCGCGCAGGCACACGACCGGATCCACAGCGCCGCCCTCCGCTCGATGTACGACCTGCACCGAGAGACCGGTCTCGCCGTCCACCTGACCGTTCTCGACGACGACCAGGTCATCTACCTGGAGAAGGTGAGCGGCGCGCAGTTCACCGACACCACCTGGGCGGGCCAGCGGCGTCCCGCCGAGGACACCGTCGCCGGCCTGGCGCTGCTCGCCCGACGCGACGGGCACCATCCTGCCCTGAGCGGCCCCGACGGATACACGCTCGCCGGTGGTGTCGTGTACGGCGGTGAATGCTTCCGGCACGCCGTCGCCGCGTTCGCCGCAGGGGACGGGGAGATCGCCGCACTCTCACTTGCCGGCCCCGTCGAGGCGCTCGGCGAAGACGCGACCCGGCGGCTGCGTCGGGCAGCCGACCACCTGGAAGCGACCCTGACCGCGTGA